The Vigna unguiculata cultivar IT97K-499-35 chromosome 11, ASM411807v1, whole genome shotgun sequence genomic sequence CCTGTTGCACTTTCTTTGTTCTGCATGAGAAgctttttgttttatattgttcttttgtttttctatttatatctGCTCCATCCTCTGGAGTATGTAATTTGttaattcttttgaaatttaatatatttgaatttttgttattgtttgtgtttttgtgaaATACCAGCCTACTCTGCTTACAACCCACTTTTTGTTTTGTCTTTCTGTCTTCTTTTCTAGATGTTgcacttttatttttcagtcTAAATCAATACTGTTGCATTTTTTGAGTTGGCTGATATGCTCCACAAATTTGGATAGTTTGCCAACGTTTGTGTTGGTTATGCTTTAAACACTTGAATCCATATGAAGTTGAGATTGGGTTAATAAGTGAGTGTTAGAATAGAAGAAATGTCCATATATGGTTTCTTATGTATTTAGGTAACATTTAAATTTGGATCCCTTACCCGTTAAATTCTACACTGATGTCGTTTCTATGACAGAATGAATTAGCATTGGAAGAGAAAAGCTGTAAAGAGGCAATCAATTTGCTTGGAGAAACCAAACATATACTTCTGACAAATATTTCGTCAATGGGGAATGGAACGGTAGATATGAATATCATGGATATCTTTCTTTGAAATATTGTTGTgtgaaattttgtttgaattcatGAGGTTGTATAATTCTTTTCCAGTCTGAAGAAGCTGAGCGGTATTGGTTTGCTTTTATTTCGTACTCTGTCAAGAAATTGATCCACAAAAATGAGGAGGCTGGAAAGGAAGAGAATGTGAACTCCGGGCTTAGCTTGTGTCGTATATTGAGAGCAGCTAAGCTCAAGTATTTTACTGGCCTTTTGACTAGCATGTTAGTTTgtactttgtatttttttagtacTTACTGtcatattcattttctattaaACAGCATTGCAGATTTTTTCAAAGAACTTCCACAGTTTGTTGTTAAGGCTGGTCCAACATTAAGTAATATATATGGAACAGATTGGGAAAACAGGCTGGAGGTATTAACTAAGTAGAGACTCATGGTTGCGAAGTTTATGGCTTTGTGggcttttcttttttaattaatccCTGGAATAGTTTTCTATTAAACCATTGTTTATGTTGTATGTCAATACTAGGCGAAGGAGATACATGCCAATGCTATTCACTTAAAGATTCTTAGCAAGTGAGTACCCTCCTTTTGCATACATTTCTTTGATTGATATCTAAGTTGCTCATTGTTATTCATTAATTTATGGTATTAGTGAAACTCGATACCcttgtattattttcttttgtataatAATTAAGCAAACCTAACCTGACATGTGCCAATTCTAGGAATCATGTTTTTCCATGGATGGTTATTTAGTCATCCATATCTGTGTATCTAGTGTTCTTTTACAAGGTAGCAGTTGCTCATTGTTGCTAGTGAAGTTTACATTGCCTTATGTTTTGTATTATTTGCTGTTATTGTATTTTGTTAATATGATACTATGTTGACTATATTGATCATCAAAGAAGTCTATTTTGTGacagaaaaaaaactaaatgccAATGTGTAATAATATGGGTAGCCAGTCTACTTAAAGGGGCATATTCATTGTGAAGGGGTAATAGTACTTAACGAAATATGGAAGGCAGGGCAACTAATAATTTGTAGTTAATCTATCAAAGACAAGATGCTTTTATCTGGAACTACAACTATGCTATGTTCTAATATTTCATACTACTGTTGTTGTTAAACTATCCTAGAAATACGATGCTTTTTGTTTGTACCATTTAGTCATCACTCGGAATGTTATATACTGATGATTCCTACTTTAGGTGTATGTGGTCCATTGCTTTGATTATCATGTGTGCAGTGCAACATGCCTACACGAGCTGAGATGACATGACAACTTATATGTTTGATGCTGCAGGTACTATAAACGTGTATTTGGAGAGTTCTTTGTGACAACTGACTCAAATGCTGAAAAGAACTCATCTGTTACTGTTCATGCATCTGAATACCATAGATTTGGTTGGTTGCTTTTCTTAGCTCTTCGTCTACATGCTTTCAGCCGCTTCAGAGACTTGGTGACTTGCACCAATGGTCTAATTTCAATCTTGGTGAGTTAGATTCTCATGGCCCTCCTTTCTTTTAACATTCCTGTAaagttttttaatctttttgctCACGGTGAAgataattattgaaaatttgaacACTTGAATTTCTTATGagttttaataattgaattgcTGCTTTTGTGTGGGAAATCAAGCAAATAGTTTCTTATTTTCTGGTTGTATCTGTTGCAGGCCATCTTAATTATTCATGTTCCTACTCGGTTTCGGAATTTCAACATTCATGACTCATCACGCTTTGGTAATCCTCTTTGTTTTCCTGGCTTTCATGCATTTGGTTTAAATTGTTCTTGTTAACTTTCTTGGGGGGCCTCACTTTTAGATGTGTGCTGTAAATACTGCATGTATGATCTTTCCTGTTCTCAAACTTCCATTTACTCAGTTTTTTTGGCGATGGCCTTAAAAGTggatttctttttctaattgaTAGGAATATGAGGTGTTTTGAATTTAACTTATCATGTCATATTATGATTTTTCTGGTAAGGCTCTTGTATCATGTCAGAAATCACAAGAACCGTATAAGAAACAATTAGCAATATTGCTTCGGAAGAACTTAGCTGTGCTTCTGGGTCCATTCTCATTAAATAGCCATAGGACctttataataaagaaattttttatgttaaagatATGTACAGCAGTTCTTGAAGTGATTGTtactattaaattaaatagttatgaTGACATAAAATCTGATTTGTTTATGTACAATTATAACAtctaaataaacaataattgcAACAGCCTAAAGGACATTAGCTGTAATATCCTCAAATCTTTTTTCagttaagaaaaataacaaagcTGTGGACCTCCTTGCTTCACTTTGCAACATATACAACACTACTGAAGATGAGTTGAGGAAAACAATGGAGAAAGCCAATAATGTAATAGCAGATATATTGAAGAAGAAGCCCTGCTTGGCATCTGAATGCGAAACTGAAAACTTAGAAAATATTGATAAAGgttcattttcctttttgtcattattctttaattttcattaataactGATGTCTGActgatatttattattctttttttatagaTGGTTTGACGTATTTTAAAGACTTGATGGAAGAATCATCTCTACCTTctagtttaaatttattagaaaaagatTATGATTACATGATTCGCAACAAGAGTGAACTGGATGAGAGGTTATTCATTAATGAAGATGACAGCCTATTAGCTTCTGGAAGCTTGTCTGGAGGTTCTGTTTCAGCAGGTGGTGTAAAGGTATGTTCAatggaaaatttgtttctaTCATGTGTAAGATAACACCTAAAATCTTCTGTTGTTGTATTCTATAGAGGAAATTTGATTCACTGGCATCACCTGCTAAGACCATTACAAGTCCACTCTCACCTCACCGCTCTCCCTCATCACATGCTAATGGCATCCCTGGTAGTGCAAACTCAAAGATGGCAGCCACCCCTGTAAGCACAGCAATGACTACAGCAAAGTGGCTTCGAACTGTCATTTCTCCACTTCCACCAAAGCCCTCGCAAGAGCTGGAACGATTTCTGACATCATGTGATAGGGATGTTACAAGCGATGTAGTGCGCAGAGCACAAATTATATTGCAGGCTACATTTCCTAGTAGTCCACTTGGAGAACTATGTGTAACTGGAAGCCTGCAAAGTGCAAACCTCATGGACAATATATGGGCAGAACAGAGAAGATTGGAAGCACTGAAGTTATACTACAGGGTCTTGGAGGCAATGTGCAGAGCTGAAGCTCAAGTTTTTCATGCAACTAATTTGACCTCTCTTCTTACCAATGAGAGGTTTCATCGTTGTATGCTTGCATGTTCTGCAGAATTAGTCCTGGCAACTCATAAGACTGTAACAATGTTGTTCCCTGCAGTACTTGAGAGGACTGGAATTACAGCCTTTGATCTTAGCAAGGTGATTGAAAGTTTCATTAGACATGAAGAATCTCTGCCAAGAGAATTGAGGCGACATCTGAATTCATTGGAAGAGCGACTTTTGGAGAGCATGGTATGGGAAAAGGGTTCTTCAATGTATAATTCTTTGGCAGTTGCCAGACCTGCCCTTTCTGCAGAGATTAACCGCCTGGGGCTGTTAGCTGAACCAATGCCATCATTGGATGAAATTGCAATGCAAATTAACTTCTCTTGTGGAGGGCTGCCACCAGTGCCTACCTTACCCAAGCTTGAAAGTTCACCAAGTAATGGTTCTGTCCTTGTAGTTCGAACTTAAAGTCTTTGGGTCACGTTTTCTGAATTTTCATATAATTCTTTGTGCTTACTGCAtaactttaactaaaaaatgGCCGTGGTGAAATAAATGCTTTTCAACTTGAGTAACATCTGTCAATCAATTTCAGCTCA encodes the following:
- the LOC114169536 gene encoding retinoblastoma-related protein 1 isoform X3; protein product: MSPPAESNTMEDGTRENATDQVVSRFNEFLKNELALEEKSCKEAINLLGETKHILLTNISSMGNGTSEEAERYWFAFISYSVKKLIHKNEEAGKEENVNSGLSLCRILRAAKLNIADFFKELPQFVVKAGPTLSNIYGTDWENRLEAKEIHANAIHLKILSKYYKRVFGEFFVTTDSNAEKNSSVTVHASEYHRFGWLLFLALRLHAFSRFRDLVTCTNGLISILAILIIHVPTRFRNFNIHDSSRFVKKNNKAVDLLASLCNIYNTTEDELRKTMEKANNVIADILKKKPCLASECETENLENIDKDGLTYFKDLMEESSLPSSLNLLEKDYDYMIRNKSELDERLFINEDDSLLASGSLSGGSVSAGGVKRKFDSLASPAKTITSPLSPHRSPSSHANGIPGSANSKMAATPVSTAMTTAKWLRTVISPLPPKPSQELERFLTSCDRDVTSDVVRRAQIILQATFPSSPLGELCVTGSLQSANLMDNIWAEQRRLEALKLYYRVLEAMCRAEAQVFHATNLTSLLTNERFHRCMLACSAELVLATHKTVTMLFPAVLERTGITAFDLSKVIESFIRHEESLPRELRRHLNSLEERLLESMVWEKGSSMYNSLAVARPALSAEINRLGLLAEPMPSLDEIAMQINFSCGGLPPVPTLPKLESSPTQNGDIRSPKRNVLMERNSFTSPVKDRLLPFSNLKSKLPPPPLQSAFSSPTKPNPAGGGETCAETGINIFFGKIIKLGAVRISGMVERLQLSQQIRENVYCLFQRILNQRTSLFFNHHIDQIILCCFYGVAKISQLNLTFREIVYNYRKQPHCKPQVFRSVFVDWSLARRNGRTGQDHVDIITFYNEIFIPSVKPLLVELDPSGATTKNDRIPEVINKNDGHLAQCPGSPKISSFPTLPDMSPKKVSATHNVYVSPLRSSKMDALISHSSKSYYACVGESTIAYQSPSKDLTAINNRLNGNRKVRGPLNFDDVDVGLVSDSMVANSLYLQNGSCASSSGAPVKSEQPDS
- the LOC114169536 gene encoding retinoblastoma-related protein 1 isoform X2, which translates into the protein MSPPAESNTMEDGTRENATDQVVSRFNEFLKNELALEEKSCKEAINLLGETKHILLTNISSMGNGTSEEAERYWFAFISYSVKKLIHKNEEAGKEENVNSGLSLCRILRAAKLKYFTGLLTSMLVCTLYFFSTYCHIHFLLNSIADFFKELPQFVVKAGPTLSNIYGTDWENRLEAKEIHANAIHLKILSKYYKRVFGEFFVTTDSNAEKNSSVTVHASEYHRFGWLLFLALRLHAFSRFRDLVTCTNGLISILAILIIHVPTRFRNFNIHDSSRFVKKNNKAVDLLASLCNIYNTTEDELRKTMEKANNVIADILKKKPCLASECETENLENIDKDGLTYFKDLMEESSLPSSLNLLEKDYDYMIRNKSELDERLFINEDDSLLASGSLSGGSVSAGGVKRKFDSLASPAKTITSPLSPHRSPSSHANGIPGSANSKMAATPVSTAMTTAKWLRTVISPLPPKPSQELERFLTSCDRDVTSDVVRRAQIILQATFPSSPLGELCVTGSLQSANLMDNIWAEQRRLEALKLYYRVLEAMCRAEAQVFHATNLTSLLTNERFHRCMLACSAELVLATHKTVTMLFPAVLERTGITAFDLSKVIESFIRHEESLPRELRRHLNSLEERLLESMVWEKGSSMYNSLAVARPALSAEINRLGLLAEPMPSLDEIAMQINFSCGGLPPVPTLPKLESSPTQNGDIRSPKRNVLMERNSFTSPVKDRLLPFSNLKSKLPPPPLQSAFSSPTKPNPAGGGETCAETGINIFFGKIIKLGAVRISGMVERLQLSQQIRENVYCLFQRILNQRTSLFFNHHIDQIILCCFYGVAKISQLNLTFREIVYNYRKQPHCKPQVFRSVFVDWSLARRNGRTGQDHVDIITFYNEIFIPSVKPLLVELDPSGATTKNDRIPEVINKNDGHLAQCPGSPKISSFPTLPDMSPKKVSATHNVYVSPLRSSKMDALISHSSKSYYACVGESTIAYQSPSKDLTAINNRLNGKVRGPLNFDDVDVGLVSDSMVANSLYLQNGSCASSSGAPVKSEQPDS
- the LOC114169536 gene encoding retinoblastoma-related protein 1 isoform X1 gives rise to the protein MSPPAESNTMEDGTRENATDQVVSRFNEFLKNELALEEKSCKEAINLLGETKHILLTNISSMGNGTSEEAERYWFAFISYSVKKLIHKNEEAGKEENVNSGLSLCRILRAAKLKYFTGLLTSMLVCTLYFFSTYCHIHFLLNSIADFFKELPQFVVKAGPTLSNIYGTDWENRLEAKEIHANAIHLKILSKYYKRVFGEFFVTTDSNAEKNSSVTVHASEYHRFGWLLFLALRLHAFSRFRDLVTCTNGLISILAILIIHVPTRFRNFNIHDSSRFVKKNNKAVDLLASLCNIYNTTEDELRKTMEKANNVIADILKKKPCLASECETENLENIDKDGLTYFKDLMEESSLPSSLNLLEKDYDYMIRNKSELDERLFINEDDSLLASGSLSGGSVSAGGVKRKFDSLASPAKTITSPLSPHRSPSSHANGIPGSANSKMAATPVSTAMTTAKWLRTVISPLPPKPSQELERFLTSCDRDVTSDVVRRAQIILQATFPSSPLGELCVTGSLQSANLMDNIWAEQRRLEALKLYYRVLEAMCRAEAQVFHATNLTSLLTNERFHRCMLACSAELVLATHKTVTMLFPAVLERTGITAFDLSKVIESFIRHEESLPRELRRHLNSLEERLLESMVWEKGSSMYNSLAVARPALSAEINRLGLLAEPMPSLDEIAMQINFSCGGLPPVPTLPKLESSPTQNGDIRSPKRNVLMERNSFTSPVKDRLLPFSNLKSKLPPPPLQSAFSSPTKPNPAGGGETCAETGINIFFGKIIKLGAVRISGMVERLQLSQQIRENVYCLFQRILNQRTSLFFNHHIDQIILCCFYGVAKISQLNLTFREIVYNYRKQPHCKPQVFRSVFVDWSLARRNGRTGQDHVDIITFYNEIFIPSVKPLLVELDPSGATTKNDRIPEVINKNDGHLAQCPGSPKISSFPTLPDMSPKKVSATHNVYVSPLRSSKMDALISHSSKSYYACVGESTIAYQSPSKDLTAINNRLNGNRKVRGPLNFDDVDVGLVSDSMVANSLYLQNGSCASSSGAPVKSEQPDS